The Polaribacter sp. Q13 sequence TATTTAATGAAAACCCCAATACTACCAATGGTATAAATGTTATCAGCACAATAGGATAACTGATCCATAATGCAGCGGAATAGAAACCTGGTTCAATCTTAAAATCTTGTTTACAATGAGCGCATTTATCTGGCATTTCTAAGATTTCTGTAAACACAAAAAACCCTGGGTTTTTAAATAAATTTCCTATTTGGCAGCGTGGACATTTTAAATTTAAAATGCTATACAGCTTTGTTCCTTTTCTCATAAAACAGTTAGTAACTTAGATTGTACATGTAATCTACAATTGCTTATTTCTAATTTTATATTTCTTGCAATACCTAATTCAAATACTTTTTCTAGTACTAAAACAATTTCTAATGAAATAATACTGCTTTCATTCTTAAATTAATTGAAATCGAACGCAAATGTACAATAAATGTTATTTATATTTATAACAAATGTTATGTTTTAATACTATATATTTGACTTATGAAAAACTTTTATTCACAATTTGATTTTCAAAGTGATCTACTTTTTGAAGCATTAACTTCTAATGAAAAAAAATTAGTAAACAATGCAATGGAGCTATTATTTATAAAAAAAGGAAGTCATCTCTTTTATGAAGACGGAGTGCCCACGGGCATTTTTCAAATTAAGAAAGGAAAAGCGAAAAAAATTAAACGCAGTTTTTCTGGTTCAGATCAAATTTTTTATATCTACACAACGGGTGCTGTATTAGGCTATCATGCCTTATTTGGTGAAGAACGTTATCAAGATTCTTGCGAAGCATTAGAAGATTTGGAAGTAAATTTTATAGCTAAAGATGTTTTTTTTCAATTATTACAAGATATACCTGCGTTGCAACAAACTTTTATAAAAAACATTGGTCATGAGTTTGGGGTACTTGCCAATATTATTGCTGTACTAGCCCAAAAAAATCAAAATGCTCGTTTGGGTATTAATTTACTTATTTTAGAAAATCGTTTTCAAAAACATTATAAATCGGGTGGTATTGATTTAACACGAGAAGATTTAGCGAATATTATTGGCACTTCTCCCGAAAGTTTAGGAAGAAGTCTTAAACAGTTTAAGGAAGAAGGAATTATTAAAATTGATAAAAGAGTTATTTATATAAAAAGTAAAGAACAAATATTTAAATTATTAAATATTGATATGAACTTTTAAATTAATAAATAAGTGATAAATGCCATTTGTGAAATTATTGTCGTTTGGATCCTTTTACAAACATGACTTTCTCAAAAAAAACAACTAAATTCGTTTAACTTCTGATATAAAACATTGAAACGTTGGATATCATTAGAGTTGGCAACAAGCTAAAAAAAAGACGTACGAAAACATTGACTAAAATGAAAATTTTAAAAAAATATAAAAATTTATTTATTGTATTATTTATTTTAAGTGTCACTTTCGCTATATATGCTATGCCAAAAATATATGAGAGGTATACAACATATAAAAACAATAAAGAGTTCAGAACTAACTTTCCTAAAAAGGTTGAATATTTTACAAACACACCCAATCCTGACAGCGTATTTGTATTTATAATGGCAGGTCAATCTAATATGGCTGGACGTGGAAAAATAGAACCAATAGATACGGTTCCTAACACCAAATTACTAACATTAAACAAGCAAGGAAATTTAATTTTAGCTAAAGAACCTTTACATTATTATGAACCTTCAAGAACTGGACTTGATTGTGGCGTTTCATTCGGGAATGCTATTTTAAATAATTTACCCAATAACAATTATGTTTTGATATTACCTACAGCAGTAGGAGGAAGTTCTATTCAACAATGGATTAATGACAGTAAGTTTCGAGGAGTAAATTTATTATCTAATTTCAAAGAAAAAGTAGAAGTTGGAAAAAAAATCGGAACAATAAAAGGCATATTATGGCATCAAGGAGAAAACGATGCAACTAATCAAGAAAATATAAATAAATATCAAAAAAGATTGTCAATTTTATTTAATAAATTTAGACAAATAGTTGAGAACGATTCTTTGCCTATTTTAATAGGTGAACTTGGAAGCTATTATAATGACAATGCAAAATGGCAAAGGATTAATTCAGCTATTCATAGTTACACAGAAAAAGATACATTTTCAAAATATATTAACACACAAGACTTTGAACATCGAGGCGACGGAATTCATTTTGACTCTAAAGGACAAAGAGAAATGGGAAAAAGATTTGCAGATAAATATAATGAATAAAAAAAGCCTGCTTACAACACCGTGTATATTTAATTGCTTGGTTTCTGCTTATCTGGAATATTCCTTCGGAATATTCTCAGGTTCGTAAAAGTTTACTAAATTAGTTGCCAAACCACGCAACTAAGCATACACAAACACGTTAAACGAACCTCATCAATAAAATAAAAAAGGCGAAAATTTAAAAATTTTCGCCTTTTTTTTATAATATTAAACTGTATTTATTCATTCTTCAAAGCATTCCAACCTTGTGCTTTCAATTCAATTTCTTGGCTCGCTCTTGTTACTAAGTTTAAACCTTGGTTTTCTGCGGTAATATGTCCAATAATAGAAAAATTAGGATTTCCTTTTATTTTATCAAAATCTGCAATAGGTACTGTAAATAACAATTCGTAATCTTCACCACCACTTAACGCCACCATGGTAGAATCTAATTCAAACTCTTCACAAGCAGAAATTACTTGCGGGTCTAAAGGCAATTTATCTTCGTATACCTTACACCCTACTTTACTCTGCGTACAAATATGAAAAAGTTCAGATGAAAGTCCATCAGAAATATCAATCATAGAAGTAGGTTTTACTTCCATTTCTTTTAACAAACCAGCAATATCTTTACGAGCTTCTGGCTTTAACTGACGTTCAATTAAGTAGGTATAATTATCCAAATCTGGCTGATTATTTGGATCCACCTTAAAAACTTGTTTCTCTCTTTCTAAGACTTGTAACCCTAAATAAGCAGCACCTAAATCTCCAGAAACCACAATTAAATCGGTTTCTTTAGCACCATCTCTGTACACAACATCTTCTTTTGCTGCTTTACCAATTGCAGTAACAGAAATTAAAATTCCTTTGGTAGAAGAAGTCGTGTCTCCACCAACCAAATCTACATTGTAAGACTCACAAGCTAACTGAATTCCGGCATACAACTCTTCAATTGCTTCTAGCGGAAATCTGTTAGAAACCGCGATAGAAACCGTAATTTGCTCTGCAACTCCATTCATTGCATACACATCAGATAAATTTACCATTACCGCTTTGTATCCTAAATGTTTTAGTGGCATATAACTTAAATCGAAATGCACGCCTTCTATCAACAAATCTGTGGTAACCAACGTTTGTTTTTCCGAAGCATCTAAAACAGCAGCATCGTCTCCAACAGCTTTAATTGTAGATGGATTTTGCACTTTAAAATATTGTGTAATATGGTTGATTAAACCAAACTCACCTAGTTCGGCCAACGACGTCTTTTGTGTATTTTTATCTTCTAACATCCTGCAAAGATAGGTACATTCTAAAAAATTACAGAACTACTTTAACACCTATATTTTTTATTTTAGATTTTAAACAGTACTTTTAAATTCTAATCCTATTCGTTATGATTCGTTTTCTTGTTGTCTGCCTTCTTATTTTTACCCATATTTCAAATGCAACTGCGCAAGAAATCATAAAAATTGCAGAAGCAGAAGCAAAATCTGCTGCAACAAAAATTCATTTTAAAGCAAATCCTAACACGTCTAATTACGATATTACCTATCATAAATTAGAGTTTTCAGTAGATCCTGCGGTAGCAGCTATTACGGGTAAAGTAACTACCACTTTTACCGCTTTAGACGATTTAACAACAGTTACTTTCGATTTAGATAATAATATGACCGTTACTTCAGTAACTCAAAATGGAAACACTTTATCTTTTTTTCAAAATACAAATGACGAATTAGTTATTACACTTCAGAATACTTTAAACCAAGGGAATTCAACATCAGTTATTATCGATTACAACGGAAACCCAACAAGTAATGGTTTTGGTTCTTTTGAAGTAAACACACACGGAACCGCAAATACTCCAGTACTTTGGACACTTTCTGAGCCTTATGGCGCTTTAGGTTGGTGGCCTTGCAAACAAGATTTGAATGATAAAATTGATACAATTGATGTGTATATCACGGCTCCAGAGCAATATGTTTCCGTTTCCAACGGATTAGAGCAAGGCACAACAACTACTTTAGGTTTTAAAACCACCCATTTTAAACATCAATACCCAATTCCGGCTTATTTAATTGCCATTGCAGTTACTAATTATGAAACCTATTCGCACCAAGTTTCCCACAATGAGAATAACTTTCCGATTGTAAATTATGTCTATCCAGAAAGTTTATCTTCTTCCCAAAACAGCACTTTAGTTACGGTAGATATTAT is a genomic window containing:
- a CDS encoding DUF983 domain-containing protein; translation: MRKGTKLYSILNLKCPRCQIGNLFKNPGFFVFTEILEMPDKCAHCKQDFKIEPGFYSAALWISYPIVLITFIPLVVLGFSLNSIHSFFKYLYPLLVLSSFMLQIPLMRAARAILLNITIDYRAK
- a CDS encoding Crp/Fnr family transcriptional regulator, whose translation is MKNFYSQFDFQSDLLFEALTSNEKKLVNNAMELLFIKKGSHLFYEDGVPTGIFQIKKGKAKKIKRSFSGSDQIFYIYTTGAVLGYHALFGEERYQDSCEALEDLEVNFIAKDVFFQLLQDIPALQQTFIKNIGHEFGVLANIIAVLAQKNQNARLGINLLILENRFQKHYKSGGIDLTREDLANIIGTSPESLGRSLKQFKEEGIIKIDKRVIYIKSKEQIFKLLNIDMNF
- a CDS encoding sialate O-acetylesterase; translation: MKILKKYKNLFIVLFILSVTFAIYAMPKIYERYTTYKNNKEFRTNFPKKVEYFTNTPNPDSVFVFIMAGQSNMAGRGKIEPIDTVPNTKLLTLNKQGNLILAKEPLHYYEPSRTGLDCGVSFGNAILNNLPNNNYVLILPTAVGGSSIQQWINDSKFRGVNLLSNFKEKVEVGKKIGTIKGILWHQGENDATNQENINKYQKRLSILFNKFRQIVENDSLPILIGELGSYYNDNAKWQRINSAIHSYTEKDTFSKYINTQDFEHRGDGIHFDSKGQREMGKRFADKYNE
- the thiL gene encoding thiamine-phosphate kinase, translating into MLEDKNTQKTSLAELGEFGLINHITQYFKVQNPSTIKAVGDDAAVLDASEKQTLVTTDLLIEGVHFDLSYMPLKHLGYKAVMVNLSDVYAMNGVAEQITVSIAVSNRFPLEAIEELYAGIQLACESYNVDLVGGDTTSSTKGILISVTAIGKAAKEDVVYRDGAKETDLIVVSGDLGAAYLGLQVLEREKQVFKVDPNNQPDLDNYTYLIERQLKPEARKDIAGLLKEMEVKPTSMIDISDGLSSELFHICTQSKVGCKVYEDKLPLDPQVISACEEFELDSTMVALSGGEDYELLFTVPIADFDKIKGNPNFSIIGHITAENQGLNLVTRASQEIELKAQGWNALKNE